Proteins co-encoded in one Amblyraja radiata isolate CabotCenter1 chromosome 24, sAmbRad1.1.pri, whole genome shotgun sequence genomic window:
- the LOC116986873 gene encoding uncharacterized protein LOC116986873 has protein sequence MDTLPKAVLGVIIFCSMWTGSAGKVAFTIEKLSASGSPCQLELRCSIPRQTAKFHWYRGSTNISDDSRHHVDFGGALLTVTPDPNSNSAVYKCLSEATQEGLSVDVAPACNVFGVFMQKTGSSCMRCLVRMAVTIVFLCLWLSALGFTAYFCCGQTSQKKAGKKGHTTAKDNEEGIYSPVGIADTGNKGSAQDEEMPGPSSAEGDPDTNYQPLKKEQVSDYSMITPTAAKAHPQDPTYQALVKDKEEDYSLIKPQASVGEPVVTFSALNKEVTVEFFPPGGANGQE, from the exons GTTCCGCGGGAAAGGTTGCCTTCACGATTGAGAAACTCTCCGCCTCGGGCAGTCCCTGTCAGTTGGAGTTGAGATGCTCTATCCCGAGACAAACAGCAAAATTCCACTGGTACCGAGGTAGCACCAACATATCTGACGACAGCAGGCACCATGTGGACTTCGGAGGCGCGCTGTTGACAGTCACACCTGACCCCAACAGCAACAGCGCCGTGTACAAATGCCTTTCGGAGGCAACCCAAGAGGGCCTATCCGTTGACGTGGCCCCAGCCTGTAACGTCTTTGGCGTGTTTATGCAAAAAACTG GCTCTTCGTGCATGCGCTGCCTAGTTAGGATGGCCGTGACAATCGTCTTCCTGTGCCTGTGGTTAAGTGCCTTGGGATTCACCGCCTACTTCTGCTGTGGACAGACCA GTCAGAAGAAAGCAGGGAAGAAAGGACACACCACTGCCAAAG ACAATGAGGAAGGGATTTATTCACCTGTGGGAATCGCTGACACTGGAAACAAAGGGAGTGCCCAGGATGAGGAGATGCCTGGGCCCAGCTCGGCTGAAGGAGACCCTGATACCAACTACCAGCCCCTGAAGAAAGAGCAAGTCAGCGACTACAGTATGATTACACCGACAGCTGCCAAGGCACATCCACAAG ATCCAACGTATCAGGCCCTGGTCAAGGACAAAGAAGAAGACTACAGTTTGATCAAGCCACAGGCGTCTGTTGGGGAGCCCGTGGTGACGTTCTCTGCTCTGAACAAAGAGGTCACGGTCGAGTTCTTTCCGCCAGGTGGAGCCAATGGCCAGGAGTGA
- the LOC116986874 gene encoding uncharacterized protein LOC116986874, whose translation MDTLPKAVLGVIIFCSMWTGSAGKVAYKVEKLSASGSPCQLELTCSIPNQTTKFHCYRGSTNISGDSKHLVESGGKQLTVTPDPNSNSAVYKCLSEATRENLSVDVAPACNFIGSSCMCSRVRMAVTIAFLCVWFSALGFSAYFCCGQTSQKKAGKKGHTTAKGQKKAGKKGHTTAKDNEEMPGPSSAKGAPDTNHQPLKKKKVRNYSMIPIAAEAHPQDPTYQALVKDKEEDYSAIKPQASVGKPVVTFSGLNKEVTVEFFLPGGANGQE comes from the exons ATGGATACCCTGCCCAAGGCTGTACTGGGAGTCATCATCTTCTGCTCCATGTGGACTG GTTCCGCGGGAAAGGTTGCCTACAAGGTTGAGAAACTCTCCGCCTCGGGCAGTCCCTGTCAGTTGGAGTTGACGTGCTCTATCCCGAATCAAACTACGAAATTCCACTGTTACCGAGGTAGCACCAACATATCTGGCGACAGCAAGCACCTTGTGGAGTCCGGAGGCAAGCAGTTGACCGTCACACCTGACCCCAACAGCAACAGCGCCGTGTACAAATGCCTTTCGGAGGCAACCCGAGAGAACCTATCCGTTGACGTGGCCCCAGCCTGTAACTTCATTG GCTCTTCGTGCATGTGCTCCCGAGTTAGGATGGCCGTGACAATCGCCTTCCTGTGCGTGTGGTTCAGTGCCTTGGGATTCAGCGCCTACTTCTGCTGTGGACAGACCA GTCAGAAGAAAGCAGGGAAGAAAGGACACACCACTGCCAAAG GTCAGAAGAAAGCAGGGAAGAAAGGACACACCACTGCCAAAG ACAATGAGGAGATGCCTGGGCCCAGCTCGGCTAAAGGAGCCCCTGATACCAACCACCAGCCCCTGAAGAAAAAGAAAGTCAGGAACTACAGTATGATACCAATAGCCGCCGAGGCACATCCAC AAG ATCCAACGTATCAGGCCCTGGTCAAGGACAAAGAAGAAGACTACAGTGCGATCAAGCCACAGGCGTCTGTTGGGAAGCCCGTGGTGACGTTCTCTGGACTGAACAAAGAGGTCACTGTCGAGTTCTTTCTGCCAGGTGGAGCCAATGGCCAGGAGTGA